The Amphiprion ocellaris isolate individual 3 ecotype Okinawa chromosome 24, ASM2253959v1, whole genome shotgun sequence DNA window ACAGTCCCagtcgtcctcctcttcctcatcgtcgtcctcctcttcgtcatcctcttcatcctcctcgtcctcctctccctcctcggGGTCGATAGTTTCCAGGCTGTGGGTGCTGCAGTCCGACAGCCCGCTGCAAACGCTGCTGCCGTCCTCATCATAAGCTTCGTCGTCCTCTTCCtcgtcttcttcctcctcctcctcgtcgtcctcttcttcctcttcctcctcttcatccagATGTGAATCGGTGTCACCTGTGTTCTGGAGGTGCATGATGGGAATGTGCGGTGTGCCGCTCATCAGCGGGAACTGCAGGttcggctgctgctgctgctgctgctgctgctgctgctggaccaaAGTGGAGTCGCCATGGTAACCGTTGCCATTGGTTACAAGCTGCTGCTCCGGCTGCTGATGCTGGTACTGTTCCTCGCGGCtcttctccagctccagctTCATGATGGTGTGCAGGAAGTGGGTGCGCACCCGGACCGGGTTGAACTCCAGGCGTCCCGTGGTGTTGCTGCAGCCCTCCTTGGTGCAGCCGCAGGGGAAAGACATGCGGTCCACCTGAGGACGAGAAACAGAATTACATACACCagtgtggagcagcagcagcaaaagtaAAGCGAGCTGCCAGTCAGAGCTGGTCATGCGTGAAGAAATACTGCAGAATCTTCTGTAggtgttattaatattattacacacctgaaggcagcagaaCTTTGTGTTGCCAAAACCCTGAACATCTTAATGATTGAAGATTTCCACGCTATTCTAtgtttagacaaaaaaaaaaaacaaccattttgTTCCAGACCTTCAGGGTAAATTCAATAATGTATAAAGCAGTGGTGCTGGTAGGCCTGGCCGTCTGAGGCTGCAGCCCCCGAATGTCTTATAAATAGCCTCAGATCCACTCATCTGTCATTCCATCATGCATTAAACcatatttggatgatgttcattttgtcgttaattatcataggataacgttattttttataCCGACGAATCAACGTAAAGATGGTTTTATCTTGGCTGATATGTTTCAACagcatctgcagtcttcttcagagcgtcatctgacttGTGCTGAcgtcctttttatcaggtgaccggtctgacagatctgaagacgctgtcagataggccacgccccccgtcgtcaggtggtctctggaggatggagtcccaggtatgcGAGAGGATGTaggccccctcgtcccggttcatggagcagctcgcccgctccctgatctcgatggcctccttgatccatcgtttatgtttgttagtctccgatgttacaatcctccccctgtcccagtccatgatgtgataatttcttttgcagtgaggccatcgagatcaggaagcgggcgagctgctccatgaaccgggacgaggggccctacaccctctaatacctgggactccatcctccagagaccacctgacggcggggggcgtggcctatctgacagatctgtcagaccggtcacctgataaaaaggacacggtCCAGTTAGCAGTGTTAACGTTAGCTTAGCTTGCTCGCTAATTTAGCTCGCCAACTTGGCTTGTTAACTTAGCTTGCTAACTCAGCAGGCTAAGTTAGCAGCGGTAATGTTAGCTAACTTAACGCTTGTTATTTCAACACCTGCTGAGTCACTGGCagctagggttgccacccgtcccttaaaatacggaatcatcctttatttgacaattaattgttgcgtcccgtattgaatgaATACGGGATATagattgttccgtattttcataaacgccccgtacacgtctgtcacacacccatcaaaactgcataaggaacaaaataaaacacaggaaatacgaagggcagccaatttaaacttcgTAGGACCTACtgagcgaggacccgatgcgaggtccagcagatcacgctgcacccacgtgtttaaaaatgtttacacccgaaactccactacgtccacagaagcaaaaacgtttgcaaatgtacagacgtgagtgggaaaAGAGGAACCCGTGGCAGTGGgtaaaaggcaaactgtgttctgtgttgctcatggactgactgaagtaaagcagcatcaggagaccaacatgtaagaaccatgagaacagagagaacccaaccagtaggtcacagtttatcatcatctaatcatctcctgaagcccatatggtgagagacatcagtatctggctGTTagtttaccagaggatgcttagaaTCCTACTGATGTAGTCCTAGACTCTACACTGTTTTAGTGattcaataaatgcctaagttgttttgttgttggttttttaaaatgctttttagtttttaataaatatttatttaatagcctatatgtaatcaatacaTGACCTTTGcgtatctaaagaaaaactcactcagaactctggtatgttaacagtactaaacaactaaatcaataaatacatgtatgcacataaataagttaatacattaactgtgttaaggtaacatttagatttagatgaaaaaaatgtctgtagagaatttctttgtccagtattctgcattcagttgtttatgtttttgcagaatccaatatttcactgtttaaaatgaggccacttctgttcaggcagaacctgtgatcataaaacaatacaaaactcttagtttcatgttaataaagcacttaaagctttaagtatggctaaatgcttttttcagaattaaatatatcactccttaggtggtagtggccccaagttcagtaaagttggaaagatattcacagattcagacttctgacatcaataactcattagatataggttgtcaaaacataaacggtgcctctttcccatcgttgcaaggtagacaatgtgctacaagcccagttttatcaacagtagctgtctttcaagctgcacaaataacattgatgtctatgtgtAGCTGGCTGTGTGACATCTgtctgcaaaaccactgcaacagcaaagagagacacaagtATTCACTAACTTCAATCTTGTTCTCTGtaggtacacaatgtgctacaagcccagttttatcaagtagcacattgtgtaccgtataatgatggaaaagaggcatcatttatgttttcacaacctatatctaatgagttattgatgccggaagtccgaatctgtgaatatctttccaactttactgaactgtggcccagaggagccgtggtgggcgtcctttattttcatttctgaaagctGGCAACCGTACTGGCAGCTCCCACACTGTTTTGATCCCCATGAATACATTtacaaaattgtaaaatgtaattttttaaagacatctgTAACAGTTTTGAGGAGGTTTTggcaataaaaatgaacaaaatattgtcaaatgcttaaaacaaatatatatactgTCTAATGATGTAAGTGAATGGTTCACAGTTTGATGTACTTCTCCCATTTGGTAATCACAGTGCAGATGATTAATAATATGCATACAGACCCCTGGGGTATAGATACTAATTTGTTAGCTAAattaaattttgatttcagtttctactgcacagacagacattaACAACACTTTAGTATTATAGATGGGCCTCACCACTGTTCCATTTACCTGGCACTTAATGCCGGCCAGGCTGCAAGCACAGGTCTCCGGGTCACAGATCCCCCGGCAGCGACACCCACACTCCTCTCGGGATATGCGGAGGGTGCGGAGCTCGTGTTTCTCCTCCACGTCGATGCGACGGACCCCCGAGGCACGCAGAAGGGCCCTGCGCCTCCTGGTAGTCAGGGGCTGGAGGAAGAAGTAATCGTCCACTTCTGTGTTGTCCACGTCCAGGTCATCTTCTGAGATGTCGTCCAGCGTCAGAGTGTCTGCCTCCAAGGATGACACGGTGCCATTCTTCGTCAGCTGGAGGAAGGGAAGTCACATTAAGAGTAGATAGTAGTATGTACACCCCCGCAAAAATGGAAACCCTCAGGATGttatatgtggaaaaaaaaggtctGGATTTTATACATGGCAGGGAAACGCGTCGTTCTACTGACTCTGAGTTTGATGGCGTTGAGTTTCTCCTCTTTCAGATGATCCCTCAGCATGTTCCGGTGGCTCCTTTTCTGCTCCATGGCGAACTCCCTCAGAGTGAAGCGCTTCACCCCGCTGTGGCGAGGCGACATCCCCAGGGTGCTGCCGCCCTGCGTGGGCACGCTGGTGAAGCCCTGCCGCCGGTTGAAATAGTAGACTGTCACGCTCTCAAAGTGCACGTTACGCCCTCGCAGTCGCTTtgactgctgctgcagagatgcTGAGATAAGAGATAAGGTAAGATGCCTTTATTAttaatgaaaatacaacaaaattctGCCGGTAATCTCTTACAGTAGCTGCATGAGCTGTACTGCAAATCACAATATTagaatatatatgtatgtaaataaaatcaaacaaatatgTAAGTATGTACACAAGTAGCAGCAAGGATGTACGGAGCAGTAAAGTGCATTTATAAAGTGGCCATTGAGCAATTATTGTGAAGAAGCTATTCCTcagtctgttttatttaaataaaaggtCTTTAACATTTACTAAATAGCTGCTAAATTCTACTTAAAGCATGAAACTTTTCCAAAGACTTAGCTAAATGCTAAGTGTGGCAGctcaaaagagcaaaactgaACCAATAATTTCCATTTTGCAACACCCCCTATCTAAAGTTTGCCATGGCTATAGATTTTCTTTGACTAGATGTCCTCCCCATCAGGAATTTTCAGGTCAAACACTCACATTACagcattctggtgaattttatgccccattttgtgctttttctacAACAATGTATGGggaaaatgtcttttctttatgtaaaagaagacaaaaaattcacaaatcAGGTGACAGTTCCAATTATAGGGTGATATAAGGCAGTCAGGATCTCAGGAACTCTGTATTACCTTTTAATTCTAAGCTCCTGTAGATCAACTTTTCTCCTTAATATCCTCGCTCATTCAACACACCGAAAGACATGATTGactcttctgtctctttgaaCATGCATGTAGCACCTTTTCACATcattgattgatttgatttaaattaaaCTAATTTAATAGCTCATGTGCGTTTCTGCCTGATTTCAGCTTAGTTTTAAAACTCTCTGCACATTCAGGACACGTCACACCTATCTGTGTCTAACAAAAAAGACATCACTGAGTCTCAGAGTGAATGCTGTAGCAGTATCCCCTACGTTCACCCTGAAGTTTTCTATAAGTAGCTAATATTAGCCCCTACAAGTTACTTGTCATTTCAGACCAGGTACAGCTGGAGTAGTACTGctaataaaattaacaaaacagataTTACATATTGAAAAACTGATTCTTACAGTCAGAGACATCACAACGTTTCAGGTACTTATAGTGGTGTCTTAAGAGGATATACAGCAGTTTGTTGTCAACATATCACTGGACTTTTCTGTTATACATTATAGGACTAGATTGCAGTATAATTTATATACCAAAATGATCCCAAAATAGGACACTGAGGGCACCACAGGTGAGCAGTTGCAAGAAGCCTGCTAATAACTGTTGGTAAAGTACCAACACAACCCGCTTTAATGACAGCTTGGTGTTCCTTTCATGCCTGTAAAATCTCACAAAAGATTGAAATCCTTGTCGACTAGTTTTAGAAGCTCTCTCTCTTTATATTCTTTGTACGGGAGCACAGAACGGTGTGGTAGTGTGGTCTTACAGTCCAGCAGTCCGGAGGGCACAGAGTGGTTGAGACTGTCGCTGCTGTTGCCGCTGTCGCTGCAGGAAACCTCGTCATCATCAGACCCCTGCAGGGACAAATAGGGAGAAGGGCCCTCCTCGAGCTTCCTCTTCAGAATCCCACTCATCTTGTGCCTCCTCAGACTGGTCACACCTGAGCAAAAGAGACAGGTAAAGTTTCAGTCCTTCCTGATAGATCAACTTGAACACTAGTGACAACGAAACAATAACACATTTTGGCTAATTTTCCAGGCCTTTGAGACAAAGAAAGCAAACGTGACTCATTTTCCACTTTTAACAAAGTTCATTCATCTTGCTCTCCTGAATATTTTTGAATCCATCAAGTTCTTTGGTCAGAGGAGGAGTAACACATCTCATCTGTTCACCTGAAGCTCTGTGGCTCCTACATGAGCAAAAATAGTCACCAATAATGAGGCGCATGTTGTCAGTGGAAAGCTCTGTTAAAGCTCCCCAGCGAGGCACCAAACAAACAGTTAGTCACTAGCAAGGAAGCCAGAAGAGCATTTAGCAGGGAGAGAAACTGATACGTTTCTCAGAGCTAAAAGGAAGCCATAACATAGAGCTAATTGTAGTTACTTTAGAAATTGCTTGGtaagctatctatctatctgtctgtctgtctgtctgtctgtctgtatgtctgtctgtctgtctgtctgtctgtctgtctgtctgtctgtctgtctgtctgtctgtctgtctatctatctatctat harbors:
- the LOC111571497 gene encoding cysteine/serine-rich nuclear protein 3-like isoform X2, which gives rise to MSGILKRKLEEGPSPYLSLQGSDDDEVSCSDSGNSSDSLNHSVPSGLLDSSLQQQSKRLRGRNVHFESVTVYYFNRRQGFTSVPTQGGSTLGMSPRHSGVKRFTLREFAMEQKRSHRNMLRDHLKEEKLNAIKLRLTKNGTVSSLEADTLTLDDISEDDLDVDNTEVDDYFFLQPLTTRRRRALLRASGVRRIDVEEKHELRTLRISREECGCRCRGICDPETCACSLAGIKCQVDRMSFPCGCTKEGCSNTTGRLEFNPVRVRTHFLHTIMKLELEKSREEQYQHQQPEQQLVTNGNGYHGDSTLVQQQQQQQQQQQPNLQFPLMSGTPHIPIMHLQNTGDTDSHLDEEEEEEEEDDEEEEEEDEEEDDEAYDEDGSSVCSGLSDCSTHSLETIDPEEGEEDEEDEEDDEEEDDDEEEEDDWDCSLHGTSPPSYSVPLPSVLSYSNSTLMSLGGPFNNTPPMQHYQRDGSVSDTPAFLTENLSITPTLPTVESALGSEINTELNCQTEQQIARCRFPESPALQTSSHGDTRETNTALAGGSDQQPRSTDLQNNPDRHDSQTEASAERQTAEETVQEQPGLQTNGDQMTSMESV
- the LOC111571497 gene encoding cysteine/serine-rich nuclear protein 3-like isoform X1, which encodes MSGILKRKLEEGPSPYLSLQGSDDDEVSCSDSGNSSDSLNHSVPSGLLDSSLQQQSKRLRGRNVHFESVTVYYFNRRQGFTSVPTQGGSTLGMSPRHSGVKRFTLREFAMEQKRSHRNMLRDHLKEEKLNAIKLRLTKNGTVSSLEADTLTLDDISEDDLDVDNTEVDDYFFLQPLTTRRRRALLRASGVRRIDVEEKHELRTLRISREECGCRCRGICDPETCACSLAGIKCQVNGTVVDRMSFPCGCTKEGCSNTTGRLEFNPVRVRTHFLHTIMKLELEKSREEQYQHQQPEQQLVTNGNGYHGDSTLVQQQQQQQQQQQPNLQFPLMSGTPHIPIMHLQNTGDTDSHLDEEEEEEEEDDEEEEEEDEEEDDEAYDEDGSSVCSGLSDCSTHSLETIDPEEGEEDEEDEEDDEEEDDDEEEEDDWDCSLHGTSPPSYSVPLPSVLSYSNSTLMSLGGPFNNTPPMQHYQRDGSVSDTPAFLTENLSITPTLPTVESALGSEINTELNCQTEQQIARCRFPESPALQTSSHGDTRETNTALAGGSDQQPRSTDLQNNPDRHDSQTEASAERQTAEETVQEQPGLQTNGDQMTSMESV